A portion of the Paenibacillus marchantiae genome contains these proteins:
- a CDS encoding LysR family transcriptional regulator has product MDIHLLEIFIQTAQEGSISKTAKKLNYAQSNVTNKIQQLEADLQTALFYRHKKGVTLTPSGQVLVGYAEKILHTINEAKAAVGSSSIPSGPLVIGSMETTAAVRLPSVFAQYHLKYPNVDFSLVTGPTEKLLHGVLHYELHGAFVSGPIEHADLTQDKVINEKLVLVTSPKHPLIQSIHDLQNHTMLVFPKGCSYRAKLNTLLQEEGLLPVKLMEFGTLETIIACVSAGMGITLLPYSIIADYEVRDKVTCHSLPEKYSSVTTMFVKRKDTLITPALSAFLDETKKEILQS; this is encoded by the coding sequence TTGGATATTCACTTACTGGAGATTTTCATTCAAACCGCTCAAGAAGGAAGTATTTCCAAAACAGCGAAAAAACTAAATTATGCTCAGTCCAATGTTACAAACAAAATTCAACAGTTAGAGGCCGATCTTCAGACCGCATTATTTTACCGTCACAAAAAGGGAGTTACACTTACTCCTTCTGGACAAGTTTTAGTAGGTTACGCCGAAAAGATTCTACATACCATTAACGAAGCCAAAGCCGCAGTAGGAAGCAGCTCCATTCCTTCAGGTCCTCTGGTTATCGGTTCTATGGAAACAACTGCAGCGGTCCGGCTGCCTTCCGTTTTTGCGCAATATCATTTGAAATATCCGAATGTTGATTTCTCTTTAGTTACAGGGCCAACAGAAAAGCTGCTTCATGGAGTTCTGCATTATGAACTGCATGGAGCTTTTGTTTCCGGTCCGATAGAACACGCAGATCTCACGCAGGACAAAGTCATCAATGAGAAACTTGTTCTTGTCACTTCACCCAAACATCCCTTGATACAATCGATCCATGATTTACAAAATCATACGATGCTGGTTTTTCCCAAAGGATGTTCATACCGAGCCAAACTTAACACTCTCCTGCAAGAAGAAGGATTATTGCCTGTGAAATTAATGGAATTTGGAACCCTCGAAACGATAATTGCTTGTGTTAGTGCTGGTATGGGTATTACTTTACTGCCTTATTCCATCATTGCGGATTATGAAGTCCGTGACAAGGTAACCTGCCACTCCTTACCGGAGAAATATTCTTCAGTAACGACCATGTTTGTTAAACGAAAAGACACCCTCATTACACCGGCGCTATCTGCTTTTTTAGATGAAACTAAGAAAGAGATTCTCCAAAGCTAG
- a CDS encoding GyrI-like domain-containing protein produces the protein MSNYNIEEKDSFIVLGIGTELKSHYTDFAGINKEKVDFWSAVKEDGSLDALKAIATNDYIFAVNEAVNNKMMHYAGVMTEETLPEATRVIQFPKGEYLVVKGEGTTSDELSNNLTGVAFGQVLPAETNYAYVGGPNTTVEMGQQNGLLFGEIWIPVVRK, from the coding sequence ATGAGTAATTACAATATTGAGGAAAAAGACAGCTTTATCGTTTTAGGTATAGGAACTGAGCTTAAGAGCCACTACACCGACTTTGCTGGTATTAACAAAGAAAAGGTGGATTTTTGGTCGGCTGTGAAAGAAGATGGAAGCCTGGATGCTTTAAAAGCTATAGCGACAAATGACTATATTTTTGCCGTGAACGAAGCGGTGAATAACAAGATGATGCATTATGCGGGCGTCATGACAGAAGAAACACTGCCAGAAGCAACCAGAGTAATCCAATTCCCCAAGGGAGAATACCTGGTCGTTAAAGGGGAAGGGACAACATCTGATGAGTTGAGTAATAACCTTACTGGCGTTGCATTCGGACAAGTTCTACCAGCGGAAACGAATTATGCATATGTTGGTGGGCCAAATACTACGGTTGAGATGGGACAACAAAACGGCTTGTTATTTGGTGAAATATGGATTCCTGTTGTTAGGAAATAA